A stretch of the Nyctibius grandis isolate bNycGra1 chromosome 13, bNycGra1.pri, whole genome shotgun sequence genome encodes the following:
- the ZC4H2 gene encoding zinc finger C4H2 domain-containing protein: MADEQEIMCKLESIKEIRNKTLQMEKIKARLKAEFEALESEERHLKEYKQEMDLLLQEKMAHVEELRLIHADINVMENTIKQSENDLNKLLESTRRLHEEYKPLKEHVDALRMTLGLQRLPDLCEEEEKLSLDYFEKQKAEWQTEPQEPPIPESLAAAAAAAQQLQVARKQDTRQTATFRQQPPPMKACLSCHQQIHRNAPICPLCKAKSRSRNPKKPKRKQDE, from the exons ATGGCAGATGAGCAAGAAATCATGTGCAAACTCGAGAGCATCAAGGAGATCAG GAATAAGACtttgcagatggaaaaaataaaggcacgactgaaagcagaatttgaagCGCTGGAGTCTGAGGAGAGGCACCTGAAAGAATACAAGCAGGAAATGGACCTGCTGCTGCAAGAGAAGATGGCCCATGTGGAGGAGCTGCGACTGATCCATGCTGACATTAACGTG ATGGAGAATACTATCAAGCAGTCTGAGAATGATCTCAACAAGCTCTTGGAATCTACTCGTCGCCTGCACGAGGAGTACAAACCCCTGAAGGAGCATGTCGATGCTTTGCGGATGACTCTGGGATTGCAGAGACTGCCAGATCTatgtgaggaggaagagaaactgTCCCTTGA ctactttgaaaagcagaaagcgGAATGGCAGACAGAGCCACAGGAGCCTCCCATCCCAGagtctctggctgcagctgcagcagctgcccagcagcTGCAAGTGGCTAGGAAACAAGACACAAGACAGACAGCAACTTTCAGACAACAGCCACCTCCAATGAAG GCGTGTTTGTCGTGTCACCAACAAATCCATCGGAATGCGCCCATATGTCCACTCTGCAAAGCAAAGAGCCGGTCTCGGAATCCCAAAAAGCCCAAGAGGAAACAGGACGAATGA